In Caldilineales bacterium, one genomic interval encodes:
- a CDS encoding type II toxin-antitoxin system Phd/YefM family antitoxin: MKTITATELRGNIYGLLEEVLATGVPIEVKKGGRKLRIVPADNVDKLQNLVYRPEVILGDPNDLVDLEWEFNLDLP; encoded by the coding sequence ATGAAAACCATCACTGCCACTGAACTACGCGGCAACATCTATGGCCTACTGGAAGAAGTCCTGGCCACCGGCGTACCCATCGAGGTGAAAAAGGGCGGGCGCAAGCTGCGCATCGTGCCTGCCGACAACGTCGACAAGCTGCAAAACCTCGTCTATCGACCTGAGGTCATTTTGGGGGATCCCAACGATCTGGTCGATCTCGAATGGGAGTTCAACCTTGATCTACCTTGA
- a CDS encoding L,D-transpeptidase family protein translates to MPAIRLLATPTAQNATFGFHLAFSAPRDDEAAVCSPATLDFGDGSRADLGLICAPTAFTWATEHQIALAEHTYSAPDHHTARVQWGAATATTGVAPEARLSGHPQPDLPVFAASVTEPLVAVVQVKVANLGADQRLRLDGGAGQIFELAGAGGPDQEATWTLGYPKPSVYTLTLALLDQEGFWLADLAQTTVEIADPIADPATLSQLLAAADVPTLPEVAAAAVDPWLPYRYAYPLWAWARTYTTPGGTAVSRSLAPGAYLAIDAETWAGGGFWYRTLGRDWIPASSVGFFRPSALRGTELGEAPPPPPPPPPPGRRGIVTADRLNVRARPGATANNPPIDSLLRNTEVAIYEEARASDGLWYRIGVNRWVHSKWVQVLASATAGAEAASTAATTAAVSLPVGWVFASSLAVRARPGAAADNPPIDQLTRNQMVSVLETGAVGSETWHRIGADRWLNGQWLRLARSRARPAAIGASERWVGVSLSTQTAIAYEGDRPVYAAMIASGLPGTPTVQGIFRTWARLPSTKMSGGRPGQGYYYLEGVTWTCYFYRGYALHTAYWHDAFGAPRSHGCVNLSPYDAWWIFQWSAAGGAHSPAVYTYW, encoded by the coding sequence ATGCCCGCCATTCGCCTGCTTGCAACCCCGACTGCCCAAAATGCCACCTTCGGCTTCCACCTGGCCTTCTCCGCCCCTCGCGACGATGAAGCAGCGGTCTGCTCGCCCGCTACGCTCGACTTCGGCGACGGCAGCCGGGCCGATCTCGGCCTGATCTGCGCACCCACGGCCTTCACCTGGGCGACCGAACACCAGATCGCCCTGGCCGAGCACACCTACAGCGCGCCCGACCATCACACCGCCCGCGTGCAATGGGGCGCGGCCACGGCGACGACCGGCGTCGCCCCTGAAGCCAGGCTCAGCGGCCATCCCCAACCCGACCTGCCGGTGTTTGCAGCCAGTGTGACCGAGCCGCTGGTGGCTGTGGTACAGGTCAAGGTCGCCAACCTGGGCGCCGACCAGCGGCTGCGGCTGGATGGCGGGGCAGGACAGATTTTCGAGCTGGCGGGCGCCGGCGGCCCTGACCAGGAAGCGACCTGGACGCTGGGCTATCCCAAGCCGTCCGTCTACACCCTGACCCTGGCCCTGCTCGACCAGGAAGGCTTCTGGCTGGCCGACCTGGCCCAGACGACGGTCGAGATCGCCGACCCCATCGCCGACCCCGCCACCCTTTCCCAACTGCTGGCCGCGGCCGATGTCCCCACTTTGCCCGAAGTCGCGGCGGCGGCCGTCGATCCGTGGCTGCCCTACCGCTACGCCTATCCGCTCTGGGCCTGGGCACGCACCTACACCACCCCGGGTGGGACGGCCGTCTCGCGCAGCCTGGCCCCTGGCGCCTACCTGGCCATCGACGCCGAGACCTGGGCCGGCGGCGGCTTTTGGTATCGCACCCTGGGCCGCGACTGGATCCCGGCCTCGTCGGTGGGGTTTTTCCGACCCTCCGCCTTGCGCGGAACCGAGCTGGGCGAGGCGCCGCCGCCGCCCCCTCCCCCGCCGCCGCCCGGCCGCCGTGGGATCGTTACGGCCGACCGCCTGAATGTGCGCGCCCGGCCCGGCGCCACGGCCAACAACCCGCCCATCGATTCGCTGCTCCGGAACACCGAGGTCGCCATCTACGAAGAGGCGCGCGCCAGCGATGGCTTGTGGTACCGGATCGGCGTCAACCGGTGGGTGCACAGCAAATGGGTGCAGGTGCTGGCCAGCGCGACTGCCGGCGCCGAGGCGGCGTCCACGGCTGCCACCACCGCTGCCGTCTCGTTGCCGGTGGGATGGGTCTTTGCCAGCTCGCTGGCCGTGCGCGCCCGACCCGGCGCCGCCGCCGACAACCCGCCCATCGACCAATTGACCCGCAACCAGATGGTCAGCGTGCTGGAAACAGGCGCGGTTGGCAGCGAAACCTGGCATCGCATCGGCGCCGACCGCTGGCTGAACGGCCAATGGCTGCGCCTGGCCCGCTCCCGCGCCCGGCCCGCCGCCATCGGCGCCTCGGAACGGTGGGTGGGCGTTAGCCTGAGCACGCAAACGGCCATCGCCTATGAAGGCGACCGACCCGTCTATGCCGCCATGATCGCCTCCGGTCTGCCCGGCACCCCCACCGTCCAGGGCATCTTCCGCACCTGGGCGCGGCTACCCTCCACCAAAATGTCGGGCGGGCGACCGGGCCAGGGCTACTACTATCTGGAGGGCGTGACCTGGACGTGCTATTTCTATCGCGGCTATGCTCTGCACACCGCCTACTGGCACGACGCCTTCGGCGCGCCGCGCAGCCACGGTTGCGTCAACCTCAGCCCCTATGACGCCTGGTGGATCTTCCAGTGGAGCGCGGCCGGCGGAGCGCACAGCCCGGCGGTGTATACGTACTGGTGA
- a CDS encoding aldo/keto reductase — MNETQPFPRLPLADTGLTIGPLGLGAWSWGDRFFWGYQQGYGEAEVRGAFATAIESGIDFFDTAESYGRGRSEQLLGGFIGAASRPVVIASKCFPYPYRLSSRSLSRALAASQKRLGMAQIDLYQMHWPFPPVSIEAWMNAMADAVEAGQVKAVGVSNYSLEQTQRAAAALARRGLRLASNQVSFSLLQRQPERSGLLDYCRANGILVIAYSPLAMGMLTGKYSPSTPPSGVRRAMYRRHTLTRIQSLIGLMRAIGDAHAGKTPAEVALNWVMCKGAVPIAGAKTAAQVRDNAGALGWRLSEDEVAALDEQSLRLHTGR; from the coding sequence GTGAACGAAACCCAACCCTTCCCCCGCCTCCCTTTGGCCGACACCGGCCTGACCATCGGCCCCCTGGGGCTGGGCGCCTGGTCGTGGGGCGACCGCTTCTTCTGGGGCTACCAACAAGGCTACGGCGAAGCGGAGGTGAGAGGGGCTTTCGCAACCGCCATCGAGTCCGGGATCGATTTCTTCGACACCGCCGAGAGCTATGGTCGCGGTCGTTCCGAGCAGCTGTTGGGCGGCTTCATCGGCGCCGCCTCTCGCCCGGTGGTGATCGCCAGCAAGTGCTTCCCCTACCCCTATCGTCTCAGCAGCCGTAGCCTGAGCCGGGCGCTGGCCGCCAGCCAGAAACGGTTGGGAATGGCGCAGATCGATCTCTATCAGATGCACTGGCCCTTTCCGCCGGTGTCGATCGAGGCCTGGATGAATGCCATGGCCGACGCGGTGGAAGCCGGGCAAGTGAAAGCGGTCGGGGTCTCGAACTACAGCCTGGAGCAGACCCAACGCGCGGCCGCGGCCCTGGCCCGCCGCGGGCTGCGGCTGGCCTCGAACCAGGTCTCGTTCAGCCTGCTGCAACGCCAGCCCGAACGCAGCGGGCTGCTGGACTATTGCCGGGCCAATGGCATCCTCGTCATCGCCTACAGCCCGCTGGCGATGGGGATGCTGACCGGCAAATACTCCCCCAGCACACCTCCCTCTGGCGTGCGCCGGGCGATGTACCGCCGCCACACTCTGACCCGCATCCAGTCACTCATCGGGCTGATGCGAGCGATCGGCGATGCCCACGCCGGCAAAACGCCGGCCGAGGTGGCCCTGAACTGGGTCATGTGCAAAGGGGCTGTGCCCATCGCCGGAGCCAAGACCGCCGCCCAGGTGCGGGACAATGCCGGGGCCTTGGGCTGGCGACTGAGCGAAGACGAGGTGGCGGCGCTGGATGAACAATCGCTTCGTCTCCACACCGGCCGGTGA
- a CDS encoding DUF1186 domain-containing protein — MEKLVATFAPLTAEQIRSTRLDHYDDYDLLDVVDHFLDSKDEHSDDCAAAVIELILHSHDHSEMVDYDSLYSEITDIAYRAKDWPALLKWAYARLVFDEQYNQGGNRILIWRQLAAAYGDAGDHDAHLALYARCLEVSPDNLDTFESAAYRLAKLGHRGLALEVAERAVQRANSDETLAYYQEIYDGLASEDVDAAKQPLPVGEDVFAAFRRAFDADQEATEAMVYAPPIDRLLTPAGPDDALLRAEILAQGKVLAGDLIRLAFDPEFDQTPASRVAIDLLRQLHRRQIVPLDELAHFLEHADGNWRLLLDDSFGKFGPYPTDEIETVALDVTAAQFIRTWAIAALRERAEKVPAEHERVVAIFRTLLTRPEAIDLPDEEAIAAAVISEAVDLKAIELYPEIERAFGEDRVDLQVIGLSFVQEHLGLPFLPEPPRRGDGLYLPLQCQKCSRIREHFVQHVFLDLETAAKMARGESVRYDPYIMDREIVCPKCGARDRYRLGPMALMRLYMPESDEDFHGLFSNPNKANRRTNSRLKSAKATAFSQLMHPLEALARYKMLIVTHPKRAENHIRMGKVLRTLYRTAPALAAIRKGYDLEPDNLDWIIERALAEHDLGDKALAQKLYDQVIRLASDSITQDELMLDAVSAARRGKEALRTGRPSPWHELTFGYPETIS, encoded by the coding sequence ATGGAAAAACTTGTCGCCACCTTCGCCCCTCTCACCGCCGAGCAAATTCGCTCGACACGGCTCGACCACTACGACGATTACGACCTCCTCGATGTCGTCGATCACTTCCTCGACAGCAAGGACGAGCACAGCGACGACTGCGCCGCCGCCGTGATTGAACTGATCCTCCACTCGCACGACCACAGCGAGATGGTCGACTATGACAGCCTCTACTCCGAGATCACAGACATCGCATACCGCGCTAAAGACTGGCCGGCCCTCCTGAAATGGGCCTATGCACGGCTGGTCTTCGACGAACAATACAACCAGGGCGGCAACCGCATCCTGATCTGGCGCCAACTGGCCGCCGCCTATGGCGATGCCGGCGACCACGACGCCCATCTGGCCCTGTACGCCCGTTGTCTGGAAGTCAGCCCCGACAACCTCGACACGTTCGAGAGCGCCGCCTATCGCCTGGCCAAGCTGGGTCATCGCGGCCTGGCGCTGGAGGTGGCGGAACGCGCCGTCCAGCGGGCCAATAGCGACGAGACCCTGGCCTACTATCAAGAGATTTACGACGGACTGGCATCTGAAGACGTGGATGCGGCCAAACAGCCGCTCCCGGTTGGCGAGGACGTTTTCGCCGCTTTCCGGCGCGCCTTCGACGCCGACCAGGAAGCGACCGAGGCGATGGTCTACGCCCCGCCCATCGACCGCCTGCTCACACCTGCCGGCCCCGACGACGCCCTTCTCCGGGCCGAAATCCTCGCCCAGGGCAAAGTCCTGGCCGGAGACCTGATCCGGCTGGCCTTCGACCCCGAATTCGACCAGACCCCCGCCTCCCGCGTCGCCATCGACCTCCTGCGCCAGCTTCATCGCCGCCAGATCGTCCCCCTGGACGAACTGGCGCACTTTTTGGAACACGCCGACGGCAACTGGCGCCTCTTGCTCGACGACAGTTTTGGCAAATTCGGCCCCTACCCCACCGACGAGATCGAAACCGTCGCCCTGGATGTCACCGCCGCCCAATTCATTCGCACTTGGGCGATTGCCGCTTTGCGCGAGCGGGCCGAGAAAGTTCCCGCCGAACACGAGCGCGTGGTTGCTATCTTCCGCACACTCCTCACCCGCCCCGAAGCCATCGACCTGCCCGACGAAGAAGCCATAGCTGCCGCTGTCATCAGCGAGGCCGTCGATCTCAAGGCCATCGAGCTTTATCCTGAAATCGAGCGGGCGTTTGGCGAAGACCGCGTGGACTTGCAGGTCATCGGCCTGAGCTTCGTCCAGGAACACCTGGGCTTGCCGTTCTTGCCCGAACCACCCAGACGGGGGGATGGCCTCTATCTGCCTTTGCAATGCCAGAAATGCAGCCGCATCCGCGAGCATTTCGTTCAACACGTCTTTCTCGACCTGGAGACGGCCGCTAAGATGGCGCGAGGCGAAAGCGTCAGGTACGATCCCTATATCATGGACCGCGAGATCGTCTGCCCCAAGTGCGGCGCCCGCGACCGCTATCGTCTCGGCCCTATGGCTTTGATGCGGCTGTACATGCCCGAAAGCGACGAGGACTTTCACGGGCTGTTTTCGAATCCCAATAAGGCCAATCGTCGAACCAATTCCCGTTTGAAATCGGCCAAAGCCACCGCCTTCAGCCAACTCATGCATCCGCTCGAGGCCCTGGCGCGCTACAAGATGCTCATCGTCACCCACCCCAAACGGGCCGAAAACCACATCCGTATGGGCAAGGTCCTGCGCACGCTCTATCGCACAGCCCCGGCCCTGGCGGCCATCCGCAAAGGCTACGACCTCGAACCCGACAACCTCGATTGGATCATCGAGCGCGCCCTGGCCGAACACGACCTGGGCGACAAGGCTCTGGCCCAGAAGTTGTATGACCAGGTCATCCGGCTCGCCTCCGATTCCATCACCCAAGATGAACTGATGTTGGATGCCGTTTCGGCAGCACGGCGAGGCAAAGAGGCCCTCCGCACAGGCCGACCCAGCCCGTGGCATGAACTCACCTTTGGTTATCCCGAAACGATTTCATGA
- a CDS encoding MTAP family purine nucleoside phosphorylase, producing the protein MIPPPTLIIGGTAAYGLDLAAYHPLGQAEVIATPYGASPPITFLQPDAGSPPVAFCSRHGHDRLQRSAAFVNHRATIWAAKMLGVQAIFSWNGTGAIAHHLEVGDLVIPHDFLDFSRTRIATFGEADLPPASGPAFHPAARAALLAAAESLAPASVHSAGVYVCTEGPRLETASEIALYQRCGADLVGMTLSPEVFLAQEAGLAYASLCYITNYATGRASGRPPRRQFGPEVAHTCLPVLLAAASGGVDK; encoded by the coding sequence GTGATCCCTCCCCCCACCCTCATCATCGGCGGCACCGCGGCGTATGGCCTCGATCTCGCGGCCTACCATCCTCTCGGCCAGGCGGAGGTCATCGCCACGCCGTATGGCGCTTCCCCGCCCATCACCTTCCTCCAGCCCGACGCCGGTTCCCCGCCCGTCGCCTTCTGTTCCCGGCACGGCCACGACCGCTTGCAACGCTCCGCCGCCTTCGTGAATCATCGCGCCACCATCTGGGCGGCGAAAATGCTGGGGGTGCAGGCCATTTTCTCCTGGAACGGGACCGGGGCCATCGCCCATCACCTCGAAGTCGGCGACCTGGTCATCCCCCACGACTTCCTCGACTTCAGTCGCACCCGCATCGCCACATTTGGCGAAGCCGACCTGCCCCCGGCCTCCGGCCCCGCCTTTCACCCCGCCGCCCGCGCCGCCTTGCTGGCCGCTGCCGAGAGCCTGGCCCCGGCCAGCGTTCACAGCGCCGGCGTCTATGTCTGCACCGAAGGCCCCCGCCTGGAAACCGCCAGCGAGATCGCCCTCTACCAGCGTTGCGGCGCCGACCTGGTGGGCATGACCCTCTCGCCCGAAGTCTTCCTGGCCCAGGAAGCCGGCCTGGCCTACGCCAGCCTCTGCTACATCACCAACTACGCCACCGGCCGCGCCTCTGGCCGCCCCCCCCGCCGCCAGTTCGGCCCCGAAGTCGCCCATACCTGCCTGCCCGTCCTTCTCGCCGCAGCGAGTGGTGGGGTAGACAAGTAG
- a CDS encoding ATP-binding protein, with the protein MRHFNTTGPVQCDKHYCLPPLERFDLDEILTLIAQEKYFVLHAPRQTGKTSALLALRDYLNRKGHYRCLYVNFEVGQGYRERINEAMTALLQEISKRARLTLGDQTADAIARDLIRQGAPSLSDFLGRWCEAASVPTVLLIDEIDALVGDTLITVLRQLRAGYDTRPAYFPSTVILCGVRDVRDYRIHSSQSQEIITGGSAFNIKAASLRLGDFSQADVERLLQQHTAETGQVFEPEALKLAWELTQGQPWLVNALANEATARMRAGRDRSQPITAGMILEAKENLILRRETHLDQLIDKLKEERVRRVIAPMLQGIDMEGAVSEDDLRYAIDLGLIRRTARGMQIANPIYGEIIPREGM; encoded by the coding sequence ATGCGACACTTCAACACGACCGGGCCGGTTCAATGCGACAAGCACTATTGCCTGCCGCCGTTGGAACGGTTCGATTTGGACGAAATCCTGACGCTGATTGCCCAGGAAAAGTACTTCGTCTTGCACGCACCTCGGCAGACGGGTAAGACTTCGGCCTTGTTGGCGCTGCGCGACTACCTGAATCGCAAAGGCCACTATCGCTGCCTGTATGTCAATTTCGAGGTGGGGCAGGGCTATCGCGAGCGCATCAACGAAGCGATGACGGCGCTGCTGCAAGAGATCAGCAAACGCGCACGGCTCACGTTGGGCGATCAGACCGCCGACGCCATCGCCCGCGACCTGATCCGCCAAGGTGCGCCCTCGTTGAGCGATTTCCTCGGTCGCTGGTGCGAAGCCGCGTCTGTGCCGACGGTGTTGCTGATCGATGAGATCGACGCGCTGGTGGGCGACACGCTGATCACGGTGTTGCGACAACTGCGCGCTGGCTATGACACCCGCCCGGCGTATTTTCCCTCCACCGTCATCCTGTGTGGGGTGCGCGATGTGCGCGATTATCGCATCCATTCCAGCCAGAGCCAGGAGATCATCACCGGCGGCAGCGCCTTCAACATCAAGGCGGCGTCGCTGCGATTGGGGGATTTCAGCCAGGCCGATGTCGAGCGCCTGCTGCAACAGCACACGGCCGAGACCGGGCAGGTTTTCGAGCCGGAGGCGCTGAAACTGGCATGGGAGCTGACCCAGGGACAACCGTGGCTGGTGAATGCCCTGGCCAACGAGGCCACCGCACGTATGCGCGCCGGTCGCGACCGTTCACAGCCGATCACCGCCGGCATGATCCTGGAAGCGAAGGAGAACCTGATCCTGCGCCGGGAGACGCATCTGGATCAACTGATCGATAAACTCAAAGAAGAGCGGGTGCGGCGGGTGATCGCGCCCATGTTGCAGGGAATCGACATGGAAGGGGCGGTCAGTGAGGATGACCTGCGTTATGCCATCGATCTGGGGTTGATCCGCCGCACCGCTCGCGGGATGCAGATTGCCAACCCCATCTATGGTGAGATCATCCCGCGCGAGGGGATGTGA
- a CDS encoding s-methyl-5-thioribose-1-phosphate isomerase — MRPCPALLSDRFNTLRYDRSQDAVILLDRRKYPFATEYVTCRSVEETARAVEEMVVQGGPPLAYAAGLGLALAEPSEPGYGAAAARLLATRPTADDLHHLIPAALAAALAALAAGRDPKNDILTLVNLEIERGNTVSRLCGGHAADLLADGDRVLTHCFAGAALCWMLWIAKEQGKRIHLYPTETRPYLQGARLTAQSAVEMGVPCTLITDGMPAHLMSQGLIDKFICAADRITLDGRISNKVGTFQIALAAHYHRLPFFVLGYDGPDPATPAGAAIPIEGRDGREVLYLAGQRVAVEGVEALYPAFDITPPHLISGIVTDRGVFPAHLIHHYWRGQEVSHGS; from the coding sequence ATGCGCCCCTGCCCCGCTCTCTTGTCCGACCGCTTCAACACCCTGCGCTACGACCGCAGCCAGGATGCCGTCATCTTGCTCGACCGGCGCAAATACCCCTTCGCCACCGAGTATGTGACCTGTCGCTCGGTCGAGGAGACGGCGCGGGCGGTGGAGGAGATGGTGGTGCAGGGCGGGCCGCCGCTGGCCTATGCCGCCGGGTTGGGTCTGGCCCTGGCCGAGCCGAGCGAACCCGGCTATGGCGCCGCCGCCGCCCGGCTACTGGCCACCCGCCCCACCGCCGATGACCTCCACCACCTCATCCCCGCCGCCCTGGCCGCCGCCCTGGCCGCCCTGGCCGCCGGTCGCGACCCTAAAAACGACATCCTGACTCTGGTCAATCTTGAGATCGAGCGCGGCAACACGGTCAGCCGGCTGTGCGGGGGGCACGCCGCCGATCTGTTGGCCGATGGCGACCGCGTCCTCACGCACTGTTTTGCCGGCGCGGCCCTGTGTTGGATGCTCTGGATCGCCAAAGAGCAGGGCAAGCGGATCCATCTCTATCCCACCGAGACGCGGCCCTATCTGCAAGGGGCGCGGCTGACGGCCCAAAGCGCGGTGGAGATGGGCGTCCCCTGCACGCTGATCACCGACGGCATGCCCGCCCACCTGATGAGCCAGGGTCTGATCGACAAGTTCATCTGCGCCGCCGACCGCATCACCCTGGACGGGCGCATCAGCAACAAGGTGGGGACGTTTCAGATCGCCCTGGCCGCGCACTATCACCGGCTGCCGTTTTTCGTCCTCGGCTACGATGGCCCCGACCCCGCCACCCCCGCCGGTGCGGCCATCCCCATCGAAGGGCGCGATGGCCGCGAGGTGCTGTATCTGGCCGGGCAGAGGGTGGCGGTGGAGGGGGTGGAGGCGCTGTATCCGGCCTTCGACATCACCCCGCCGCATCTGATCTCCGGCATCGTCACCGACCGGGGCGTATTCCCGGCCCATCTCATTCACCACTATTGGCGGGGACAGGAGGTCTCCCATGGCAGCTAA
- a CDS encoding plasmid pRiA4b ORF-3 family protein, giving the protein MSTRKQSHGVCAYCGRELSKGGISNHLRTCPQRQAAIAAANAKPGRNGTLYQLQILDNTPDFYSIAELFADDYWLHLEIKGGATLEDLDDYLRAIWLECCGHLSAFTIDEEYYVSEVYDYGDKSMTTPVRRVFRPGMTIAYEYDFGTTSELVIKVVGEREGKATSEHPIALLARNTFTPPPCSICGQPATAICVECVSETQDGSPVFCGEHAGKHEHDGMLMPIVNSPRTGLCGYDGPAEPPY; this is encoded by the coding sequence ATGTCCACACGCAAACAATCCCACGGCGTCTGCGCCTATTGCGGGCGCGAACTCAGCAAGGGCGGCATCTCCAACCACCTGCGAACCTGCCCCCAGCGCCAGGCAGCCATCGCCGCTGCCAACGCCAAACCCGGCCGCAACGGAACCCTCTACCAGCTGCAAATCCTGGACAACACGCCCGACTTCTACTCGATTGCCGAGCTTTTTGCCGATGATTACTGGCTCCATCTGGAAATCAAGGGCGGCGCCACGCTCGAAGACCTGGATGACTATCTGCGTGCGATCTGGCTGGAATGCTGCGGCCATCTCAGCGCCTTCACCATCGACGAGGAGTATTATGTCTCCGAGGTCTACGACTATGGCGACAAGTCCATGACGACGCCGGTGCGTCGGGTCTTTAGGCCGGGGATGACCATCGCCTACGAATACGACTTCGGCACCACCTCCGAGCTGGTGATCAAGGTCGTGGGAGAGCGCGAGGGCAAGGCCACCAGCGAGCACCCCATCGCCCTCTTGGCCCGCAACACCTTCACCCCGCCGCCCTGCTCGATCTGCGGCCAACCGGCGACTGCCATTTGCGTCGAATGCGTCTCCGAAACCCAGGACGGGTCGCCGGTTTTCTGCGGCGAACACGCCGGCAAGCACGAGCACGACGGGATGCTGATGCCCATCGTCAACTCCCCCCGCACCGGTCTCTGCGGCTACGACGGCCCGGCGGAACCGCCGTATTGA
- a CDS encoding PIN domain-containing protein, translated as MIYLDTHAVIWLYAGLVDQFSNRAKILLNEQDLLISPMVRLELCYMYEIGRVAADDAAITADLAQRIGLRVCGKPFDAIVTRAATLAWTRDPFDRIIVAHAALGNHYLLSKDRVILQHYPHAIW; from the coding sequence TTGATCTACCTTGACACCCATGCGGTCATATGGCTGTATGCCGGGCTGGTCGATCAGTTCAGCAACCGCGCCAAGATACTCCTGAACGAACAGGATCTGCTCATTTCGCCGATGGTGCGGTTGGAACTGTGCTATATGTACGAAATCGGCCGCGTGGCTGCCGACGATGCCGCCATTACCGCAGACCTGGCGCAGCGGATCGGGCTGCGGGTGTGCGGCAAGCCTTTCGACGCCATCGTCACGCGCGCAGCTACGTTGGCATGGACGCGCGACCCCTTCGACCGCATCATCGTGGCGCACGCGGCGCTGGGCAATCATTATCTGCTCTCCAAAGACCGAGTGATTCTTCAGCATTACCCACATGCAATCTGGTGA
- a CDS encoding SIS domain-containing protein, translating to MNLHTTHLFREIHEQPAVLARLFASQRPAAESLAAEIRRRHISHVIIAARGTSDNAARYAQYLLGGHNALPVGLATPSLHTIYATPPRFGNALVLGISQSGKSPDIVAVLAEARRQGVLTAAITNIPASDLAETADFVLDLGAGEERSVAATKTYTSELAAIALLSACLNGSDGHFQALDRIPQQAAAALAGEEHVRQVAERYRYMQSCVTIGRGYNYCTAFELALKMKELTYTVVEPYSSADFLHGPLALIAAGFPVIAITPSGKMLGEMKSFMATAKEREAELLVISDDAEALEMGRAALPLPAGAPEWLSPITAILPGQLLAMSLAHARDYDPDRPRGLRKVTETL from the coding sequence ATCAACCTCCACACCACCCATCTCTTCCGCGAAATCCACGAACAACCCGCTGTCCTGGCCCGCCTGTTCGCCAGCCAGCGCCCGGCGGCCGAGTCCCTGGCCGCTGAGATCAGACGCCGCCACATCAGCCACGTCATCATCGCTGCCCGTGGCACCAGCGACAACGCCGCCCGCTACGCCCAATATCTGTTGGGCGGGCACAATGCCCTGCCGGTGGGCCTGGCCACCCCCAGCCTGCACACCATCTACGCGACGCCGCCCCGTTTTGGCAACGCCCTCGTCCTCGGCATCAGCCAGAGCGGCAAAAGCCCGGACATCGTCGCCGTCCTGGCCGAGGCCCGGCGCCAGGGCGTGCTCACCGCCGCCATCACCAACATCCCGGCTTCGGACCTGGCCGAGACGGCCGATTTCGTGCTCGATCTGGGCGCGGGCGAAGAGCGATCGGTGGCTGCCACCAAGACCTACACCAGCGAACTGGCTGCCATTGCCCTGCTCAGCGCCTGCCTGAACGGGAGCGACGGGCATTTCCAGGCTCTCGACCGCATCCCCCAGCAGGCGGCGGCGGCGCTGGCCGGGGAAGAGCACGTCCGCCAGGTGGCCGAACGCTATCGCTATATGCAATCGTGCGTGACCATCGGTCGCGGCTACAACTATTGCACGGCCTTCGAGTTGGCGCTGAAGATGAAGGAACTGACCTACACCGTGGTCGAGCCGTATAGCAGCGCCGACTTCTTGCACGGCCCCCTGGCCCTGATTGCCGCCGGTTTCCCGGTCATTGCCATCACCCCCTCTGGCAAGATGCTGGGGGAGATGAAGTCGTTCATGGCCACGGCCAAAGAGCGCGAGGCCGAGCTGCTGGTGATCAGCGACGACGCCGAGGCGCTGGAGATGGGCAGGGCCGCCCTGCCCCTGCCTGCGGGCGCGCCCGAATGGCTTTCGCCCATCACCGCCATCCTCCCCGGCCAATTGCTGGCGATGTCATTGGCCCACGCCCGCGATTACGACCCCGACCGCCCGCGCGGGCTACGAAAAGTCACCGAGACGCTTTGA